One genomic segment of Paenibacillus xylanexedens includes these proteins:
- a CDS encoding S-layer homology domain-containing protein, which translates to MPKRFSRMLAFLCCLVMVASLMPTSYAAATDNIENAEANETPTAIFGTPELGSNDPLWGQTMEHHINKSTVPADPRPHATGTARILWDHDYLYSRVVVNDSNLYQGAGGDHQYDSLEFYVGTGTGGSNQWRVSATGVFSGQAAPGRAAWTQITETGYIVEMRIPKRTLTLEEGKLTFEVYINNSTEKGGDRYEVVSSFGDPDAAYTSAASFTDSLQLSLANEVDTRFSITATAGPGGRITPNPPGDVLRVDRDSNKEFTFTPDSGKMVDTVTVDGETATLSAGTYTFSNIEADHTIHVTFKNDPDAGILPFIVWNDNFASGEYTTAVIIDLGEGKAALGSELNPGLFTMSARNTTLNGEAVTFEGPRKITRVYANDEPKVRGYVGQVSNSPDYQDGLASGRYIVVESEFYSASGGKTTLDGSSNSTKQVYNIVPNGEIVLTEGSPLRNVVFEQEKVVNPILDKFTTFTDNSVNRSLYLHKDDDGNVMKGLPLYVYTHGMSRGGTNAATDQKAAMKSANGSVALMKKMEQNPDKYASHVLNISYNGVSVPSTDNVKKVIDALIASGEVDPNRVYAAGFSWGGQYTNNLVNSHPGFAAAAAPMAPVSGSPNANANDAHNNLAYWMFVNAHNAGGYQTNLNNFINTNMPKMINARASRFESNEVLTWPYNQFDQPNLRPNPANTPVLADYIAHEVEAAVLYNQITMGDWSIAPTAQSSNLPAWNNDYTDVFDWMFAQRKPVVPGAPSGFKATAGDGQVTLSWTAPADDGGSPILGYKVWYGNVTPITLDATETQYTFKNLTNGQGYNFTIIAVNAKGDGAEISATTTPMKTTTPTVPDSGGNTGNTGNTGNTGNIGNTGNTDNTGTGTDAGTPKSTYTVNTPKDNPAVTDKNGNTTLPGGGEITTKGGTKIKVPEGTTIDSNGKVTIPADKSAVVTLPGGNSTVTISGGSTIASDGTVTVGGKDAHVNLPNGNRVDIHGGSKIRSGGAVVVGPSGAKVSLDNGMSLNIREGTELAVDDATPLGFLVISGNPFRDANMDDWFYSYINFAYTYDLFNGTTSTTFSPSTAMTRAMFVQVLSNLENVNLSSYTSSRFNDVTDGQWYTAAAEKSIVNGTNADLFDPNSPMTREQMLVILYNYMKYKGYELPESHTKSFTDESEISSWALEAVQALRDIGIVVGKPDNFFAPKATATRAEVATIFVRFVEYLAN; encoded by the coding sequence ATGCCAAAACGATTTAGCAGAATGCTCGCGTTCCTCTGTTGCTTGGTAATGGTGGCGTCGCTAATGCCTACCAGCTATGCCGCCGCCACTGACAACATCGAGAACGCAGAAGCGAATGAAACACCCACCGCCATTTTTGGAACTCCCGAACTCGGGTCAAACGACCCACTCTGGGGACAGACCATGGAGCATCACATCAACAAAAGCACTGTACCCGCCGATCCCAGACCCCATGCCACGGGCACAGCCAGAATCCTTTGGGACCATGACTACCTGTATTCCAGAGTAGTTGTGAATGACAGTAATCTATATCAGGGAGCTGGCGGAGATCACCAGTACGACAGCCTGGAGTTTTATGTCGGCACCGGAACCGGAGGCTCAAACCAATGGCGCGTCAGCGCGACGGGCGTGTTCTCAGGGCAGGCCGCTCCGGGCAGAGCTGCATGGACCCAGATCACGGAAACCGGATATATCGTGGAGATGAGAATACCCAAAAGAACCTTGACCTTGGAGGAGGGCAAGCTTACCTTTGAGGTTTATATTAATAACTCAACGGAAAAGGGCGGTGACCGCTATGAAGTCGTTTCCAGTTTCGGAGATCCGGACGCGGCTTACACCAGCGCTGCTTCTTTTACAGACAGCCTGCAGCTCTCTTTAGCCAATGAAGTGGACACCAGATTCTCAATCACCGCCACTGCGGGACCGGGCGGCCGAATAACGCCGAACCCACCCGGCGATGTTCTGAGAGTAGATCGGGACTCTAACAAAGAATTTACGTTTACCCCCGATTCCGGCAAAATGGTGGATACCGTAACGGTAGACGGCGAGACCGCGACTCTATCTGCTGGCACTTATACCTTTTCGAATATTGAGGCTGACCATACCATTCACGTAACATTCAAAAACGATCCGGACGCGGGGATACTTCCCTTTATCGTATGGAATGACAACTTCGCCAGTGGCGAGTACACAACGGCTGTCATCATTGACTTAGGCGAGGGGAAGGCAGCGTTAGGCTCCGAGCTTAATCCGGGCTTGTTTACCATGTCAGCTAGGAACACAACCCTGAACGGCGAAGCGGTGACCTTTGAAGGACCACGCAAAATCACAAGGGTATACGCTAATGACGAGCCAAAGGTACGCGGCTATGTGGGGCAGGTCAGCAATTCACCGGATTATCAGGACGGACTGGCAAGCGGCCGTTACATCGTAGTTGAGTCTGAGTTTTATTCAGCGAGCGGCGGCAAAACAACGCTGGATGGCAGCAGTAACTCGACAAAGCAGGTTTACAACATCGTCCCAAACGGAGAGATCGTACTGACAGAGGGGAGTCCTCTTCGCAACGTGGTTTTTGAACAGGAAAAAGTTGTGAATCCGATCCTTGACAAGTTTACAACATTCACGGACAATTCGGTCAATCGCTCGCTCTACCTTCACAAGGATGATGATGGTAACGTGATGAAAGGATTGCCGCTGTATGTTTATACACATGGTATGTCACGCGGCGGCACAAACGCTGCGACAGACCAAAAAGCCGCTATGAAATCCGCCAACGGCTCAGTCGCTCTAATGAAAAAGATGGAGCAAAATCCCGATAAGTATGCCAGCCATGTACTGAATATTTCCTATAATGGCGTATCTGTTCCCTCAACAGATAATGTTAAGAAGGTCATAGACGCCCTGATTGCCAGCGGCGAAGTAGACCCTAATCGTGTTTACGCGGCGGGCTTCTCATGGGGCGGCCAGTATACAAACAACTTAGTTAACAGCCATCCTGGCTTCGCCGCCGCCGCCGCACCTATGGCCCCGGTAAGCGGTTCACCCAACGCTAATGCCAACGATGCTCACAACAACCTGGCCTATTGGATGTTTGTAAATGCTCATAATGCTGGAGGCTACCAGACTAACCTCAATAACTTCATCAATACCAATATGCCGAAAATGATCAACGCGAGGGCTTCGCGCTTTGAAAGTAATGAGGTTCTTACCTGGCCCTACAATCAATTTGATCAGCCAAATCTGAGGCCGAATCCGGCCAACACACCTGTTCTGGCTGATTACATAGCGCACGAAGTTGAAGCGGCGGTTCTTTACAACCAGATAACTATGGGGGATTGGAGCATAGCTCCCACGGCGCAGTCCTCTAACTTGCCGGCTTGGAACAATGACTACACAGACGTCTTTGATTGGATGTTCGCGCAGAGAAAACCGGTCGTGCCCGGTGCTCCGAGCGGCTTCAAGGCGACAGCCGGTGACGGACAGGTCACATTGAGCTGGACCGCTCCTGCTGACGACGGTGGCAGTCCGATATTAGGCTACAAGGTATGGTATGGCAACGTAACGCCGATCACACTGGATGCGACGGAGACCCAATATACCTTTAAGAACCTTACAAACGGCCAAGGCTACAACTTCACCATCATCGCGGTGAATGCAAAGGGCGACGGCGCGGAGATCAGTGCGACGACGACGCCGATGAAGACGACGACTCCCACTGTGCCTGATTCTGGTGGCAATACGGGCAACACCGGAAACACCGGAAATACCGGCAACATCGGTAATACGGGCAACACCGACAATACGGGCACCGGGACAGACGCTGGAACGCCGAAGTCGACCTACACAGTGAATACACCGAAGGATAACCCCGCGGTCACAGACAAAAACGGCAACACCACACTCCCCGGTGGCGGCGAGATTACGACCAAAGGCGGGACGAAAATTAAGGTGCCCGAAGGCACAACGATAGATTCAAATGGTAAGGTAACCATTCCGGCAGACAAGAGCGCCGTAGTGACACTACCCGGCGGCAACAGCACAGTGACCATTTCGGGCGGCTCGACGATCGCGAGCGACGGTACGGTTACAGTAGGTGGCAAAGACGCGCATGTGAACCTGCCAAACGGCAACCGTGTGGATATCCACGGCGGATCCAAGATACGGAGCGGCGGAGCGGTTGTGGTAGGACCGAGCGGCGCAAAAGTTAGCTTAGACAACGGCATGTCGCTGAACATCCGTGAGGGCACGGAGCTTGCGGTCGATGACGCCACCCCACTGGGCTTCCTCGTGATATCGGGCAATCCTTTCAGGGATGCCAACATGGACGACTGGTTCTACAGCTATATAAATTTCGCCTACACATACGATCTTTTCAACGGCACGACGTCCACGACGTTCTCACCCAGCACCGCAATGACGCGTGCAATGTTCGTGCAGGTACTGTCCAATCTTGAGAACGTAAACCTCTCCAGCTACACGAGTTCCCGCTTTAACGACGTGACGGACGGACAATGGTACACCGCGGCGGCCGAAAAAAGCATAGTTAACGGTACAAACGCAGACCTGTTTGACCCCAATTCACCGATGACGCGCGAGCAGATGCTGGTGATACTGTACAACTACATGAAGTACAAAGGCTATGAGCTCCCTGAAAGCCACACTAAGTCCTTCACGGACGAGAGTGAGATCAGCTCCTGGGCGTTGGAGGCCGTTCAGGCACTGCGGGACATCGGCATTGTAGTAGGCAAGCCGGACAACTTTTTTGCTCCCAAAGCCACCGCCACCCGCGCCGAAGTAGCCACGATCTTTGTAAGATTCGTCGAATATCTGGCTAACTGA